In Caproiciproducens sp. NJN-50, the following are encoded in one genomic region:
- a CDS encoding RHS repeat-associated core domain-containing protein, with the protein MEYEYDAWGKLLSVTGDEADTIGVQNPFRYRGYYYDSETGLYYLNSRYYDPETGRFINADDVSVLGATQGDVLGANLFAYCGNNPVVNSDPNGNLRIPAWFVGTALDVAFAALNAAMMAGYLSFSGTIYALARNPFIKKLAINLITSKVIPVFVRGFYNPALTLMRKVMWNFAKVSVQFGKSMGEDALINKLARDAVNNLISFTSSMTSWGGIISMAFDMADGNWDGYITV; encoded by the coding sequence GTGGAGTACGAGTATGACGCCTGGGGCAAGCTGCTCAGTGTTACAGGGGATGAAGCGGACACCATCGGCGTGCAAAACCCCTTCCGGTATCGCGGTTACTACTATGATTCCGAAACCGGGCTTTATTACCTCAACAGCCGCTACTATGACCCGGAAACAGGAAGGTTCATCAACGCGGATGATGTCAGCGTCTTAGGGGCAACACAGGGAGATGTGCTTGGGGCAAACCTGTTCGCGTATTGCGGAAATAACCCCGTTGTGAATAGTGACCCAAATGGAAATTTAAGAATCCCTGCATGGTTTGTGGGTACAGCATTAGATGTCGCGTTCGCTGCTTTGAATGCCGCAATGATGGCTGGGTATCTTTCGTTTAGTGGTACTATTTATGCACTTGCACGAAATCCTTTCATTAAAAAACTTGCAATAAATTTAATCACAAGCAAGGTGATTCCTGTGTTCGTTAGGGGATTTTATAATCCAGCATTAACGTTGATGCGAAAGGTAATGTGGAATTTTGCTAAAGTCTCCGTCCAATTTGGGAAAAGCATGGGTGAAGATGCTCTGATCAATAAATTAGCGAGAGATGCAGTCAACAATTTGATTTCATTTACTTCAAGTATGACTTCTTGGGGTGGAATAATATCAATGGCATTCGACATGGCTGATGGCAACTGGGATGGGTATATCACAGTGTGA